The Pricia mediterranea genome includes a window with the following:
- a CDS encoding YeeE/YedE family protein, with translation MDYIYEPWPWYVSGPLIALVMFVLLFLGKKFGMSSNLATMCSIGGAGKATDFFRFDWKQQRWNLTVVLGAVIGGFLASQYMSNNTVDINPGIAEKLSEDYDIESAGDAYLPSEIFAADQLGDPFVLAILILGGFMVGFGARYAGGCTSGHAISGLSNLQLPSLIAVIGFFIGGLVMVHLLYPLIFG, from the coding sequence ATGGATTATATTTATGAACCTTGGCCCTGGTATGTTTCGGGCCCCTTGATAGCCCTTGTCATGTTTGTTCTATTGTTTCTGGGCAAAAAATTCGGCATGTCGTCGAACTTGGCTACGATGTGTTCCATTGGGGGTGCCGGGAAGGCGACTGATTTTTTCAGATTCGACTGGAAGCAGCAGCGTTGGAATCTTACCGTGGTACTAGGTGCGGTAATCGGAGGCTTTTTGGCATCGCAATATATGTCGAACAATACGGTGGACATCAATCCCGGAATCGCAGAAAAACTCTCAGAAGATTACGATATCGAAAGTGCTGGGGATGCCTATCTTCCTTCCGAAATCTTTGCGGCCGATCAATTGGGCGATCCGTTCGTGCTAGCGATTTTGATTCTAGGAGGGTTTATGGTCGGCTTCGGTGCCCGTTATGCCGGGGGATGTACTTCGGGCCATGCTATTTCGGGCCTGAGCAATCTACAGTTGCCGTCGCTTATAGCCGTGATCGGATTCTTTATCGGGGGCTTGGTGATGGTTCATTTGTTGTACCCATTAATTTTCGGTTAA
- a CDS encoding DUF6691 family protein — MRYFIYLLVGVFFGIVMYKSEAASWFRIYEMFEFGAFHMYGIIGSALVLGVIGIQIIKRNNIKALGGQEMQLEPKAKGIHNLIGGIVFGLGWALTGACPGPMYVLAGAGYYSMLVVIGGALLGTFVYGLVRDRLP; from the coding sequence ATGAGATACTTTATTTATTTGCTAGTGGGCGTTTTTTTTGGGATTGTCATGTATAAATCCGAAGCCGCCTCATGGTTCAGAATTTATGAAATGTTCGAGTTCGGTGCGTTTCACATGTACGGTATCATAGGTTCGGCCCTGGTGCTGGGCGTCATCGGTATCCAAATTATCAAACGCAACAATATCAAGGCGCTCGGCGGCCAAGAAATGCAGCTGGAACCTAAGGCCAAGGGGATACATAACCTAATAGGTGGCATTGTTTTCGGATTGGGCTGGGCCTTGACCGGCGCTTGTCCCGGCCCGATGTACGTGTTGGCGGGTGCAGGATACTATTCCATGCTCGTGGTCATCGGCGGTGCGCTTCTGGGCACTTTTGTTTACGGTCTGGTGCGCGATAGGCTGCCTTAA
- a CDS encoding ATP-grasp domain-containing protein translates to MNLLFTCAGRRNYLLKYFKEIIGKQGVIIAVDSNPLAPAFADADLSFEMQPVHHPEYLVELKDVIDRYQVDLVIPLNDIELPLLSKNKSYLESGGARVVVSNEKIVSIASDKWKTFRFFQHLNIKTPLSFLSVNDAEDAISNGLVNFPLILKPRWGSASIGIKQVDNRRELRLAYEWLNVEIEKSVLNQMNFSQIDEAIIIQEKLTGQEFGMDILNDFEGRHYGSFARKKLIMRSGETDKATTAISEQFSELGRKLSGQTKHIGIMDCDFFLANDQVYFLEMNPRFGGGYPLSHAGGVNVPGIYIEWSKGNRNVSEYDNYIDNLTFSKCDTVVNVPKQNRLNVESILSL, encoded by the coding sequence ATGAATTTATTGTTCACATGTGCCGGAAGAAGAAACTACCTACTCAAATATTTTAAGGAAATCATCGGGAAGCAAGGGGTAATCATTGCCGTTGACAGCAACCCTTTGGCCCCGGCATTTGCCGATGCCGATCTGTCTTTCGAAATGCAACCCGTACATCATCCGGAATATCTAGTTGAGTTGAAAGATGTTATTGACCGGTACCAGGTCGATCTGGTCATTCCGTTAAATGATATAGAGTTGCCCCTTTTGTCAAAAAACAAGTCCTATTTGGAATCGGGGGGCGCACGCGTTGTGGTATCCAATGAAAAAATCGTCTCCATTGCTTCGGATAAATGGAAAACTTTTCGCTTTTTTCAACACTTGAACATTAAAACTCCATTAAGTTTCTTGTCAGTGAACGATGCTGAAGATGCTATTTCTAATGGGCTAGTCAATTTTCCGTTGATCCTAAAGCCCAGATGGGGCAGCGCGTCTATTGGCATCAAGCAAGTGGACAACCGACGTGAACTGCGTCTTGCCTATGAGTGGCTCAACGTAGAGATAGAGAAATCCGTATTGAACCAGATGAACTTTAGTCAAATTGACGAAGCCATCATAATTCAGGAGAAATTAACAGGACAAGAATTTGGCATGGATATCCTGAACGATTTCGAGGGAAGGCACTATGGTTCTTTCGCCAGAAAAAAATTAATTATGCGCTCCGGGGAAACCGATAAAGCGACAACGGCAATAAGCGAACAATTTTCCGAACTGGGAAGAAAGTTATCTGGTCAGACCAAACACATCGGAATAATGGACTGCGACTTTTTTTTGGCAAACGACCAAGTCTATTTTCTGGAAATGAACCCACGGTTTGGGGGAGGGTATCCATTATCACATGCCGGAGGAGTGAACGTACCTGGCATTTATATAGAATGGTCAAAGGGAAACAGGAACGTGTCAGAGTACGACAATTACATCGACAACCTGACTTTTTCGAAATGTGATACCGTCGTAAATGTTCCTAAACAGAATAGATTGAATGTTGAGAGTATCCTGTCCCTGTAA
- a CDS encoding CoF synthetase has protein sequence MKKGSFIKTRLEKLRNRLYWGFDALKGGRTKAHYDDIRFILENYGSEESNNRRDRHLGDLLDHAVKTTDFYREFSGYGNLQDFPILNKSVIRENYPSIQSSAFRGKDNFKMSTSGSSGTPFTTLQNKDKKRRNTADAIYLKQQAGFEIGYRLYYVRKWFKMHRRSWLTTEMRNIDMVNVTEFSDAYLSDLISTLERDKSTKAILAYSSALRDICKYLDKIGSGQVNTEISCIIAMAEGLSDTTRKALKKFFDAPVLLRYSNMENGILSLQLSEVNNHLQINWASYFVEILHPDKDIPVKEGELGRVVVTDLFNYCMPFIRYDTGDLARMVPDSVFNAAPAFSKVEGRTMDALYDTKGNIQSSFIIFHLESYPEIKQFQFIQEGKKQYTLKLNLERPFRHGKQVLELLKGYLGNDAEIVITYENEIPQLASGKRRLIINNYKKKMKSKNRQTSSQT, from the coding sequence ATGAAAAAGGGAAGTTTTATAAAAACGAGGTTGGAAAAGTTGCGTAACCGACTTTATTGGGGTTTCGACGCGTTAAAGGGGGGCAGAACAAAAGCGCATTACGACGATATCAGGTTTATTCTCGAAAACTATGGCAGTGAAGAATCCAACAATAGGAGAGACCGACACCTTGGCGACCTTTTAGATCATGCCGTTAAGACCACGGACTTCTACAGAGAATTTTCCGGTTACGGCAATCTACAGGATTTTCCAATACTAAATAAATCCGTTATCCGGGAGAACTACCCGTCGATTCAGTCCAGTGCCTTTCGCGGGAAGGACAATTTTAAAATGTCTACCAGCGGATCTTCGGGAACACCGTTCACGACCCTTCAGAATAAGGATAAAAAGCGACGGAATACCGCCGATGCCATTTATCTCAAGCAGCAGGCAGGTTTTGAGATCGGATATCGGCTCTATTATGTTCGCAAATGGTTCAAAATGCACAGAAGAAGCTGGCTGACCACCGAAATGAGAAACATCGACATGGTGAACGTCACGGAATTTTCTGACGCCTACCTATCCGATCTTATTTCGACCCTGGAGAGGGACAAGTCGACAAAGGCCATACTTGCCTATTCCTCGGCCTTGCGCGATATATGCAAATATCTCGATAAAATCGGTTCCGGACAGGTAAACACAGAAATTTCGTGTATTATTGCCATGGCGGAAGGACTAAGCGATACTACGAGAAAAGCGCTCAAAAAATTTTTTGATGCCCCGGTGCTACTGCGTTATTCCAATATGGAAAATGGAATACTTTCCCTGCAATTGTCAGAAGTAAACAACCACCTCCAGATAAATTGGGCAAGCTATTTCGTAGAGATCCTGCATCCGGACAAAGATATTCCGGTAAAAGAGGGAGAACTTGGGCGGGTAGTGGTAACGGACCTTTTCAACTACTGCATGCCCTTTATACGCTATGATACTGGAGATCTTGCGCGTATGGTGCCCGATTCCGTTTTTAACGCTGCGCCCGCATTTTCAAAGGTGGAAGGTAGAACCATGGATGCCCTGTATGACACCAAGGGAAACATACAGTCCAGTTTCATTATTTTCCATTTGGAATCCTATCCGGAGATCAAACAGTTCCAATTTATTCAGGAAGGCAAAAAGCAATATACCTTGAAACTGAATTTAGAGAGACCTTTTCGACACGGGAAACAAGTCTTGGAACTTTTAAAAGGGTATTTGGGCAACGATGCGGAAATCGTCATAACCTACGAAAACGAAATACCCCAATTGGCATCGGGTAAAAGAAGGCTTATCATCAATAACTATAAAAAAAAGATGAAATCCAAAAATCGGCAAACGTCATCACAAACTTAA
- a CDS encoding sugar-transfer associated ATP-grasp domain-containing protein: MGLKENYAKVKVFWNDSDKKPVLLMLKEFFGLWAIKKSFPIHYIIRFLYRNEYKNPYDYLDMKQYRSIILSKKNNQEEYVHLLSDKFLFSLLCEKYGLPSPKVVSYNMNGSFFYNGKVQSAGIVEELFECFKNVLQTSGVKRLFIKSFCGYGGTEVFLLEYSSLKEDLKKFGNIILTGAFVHQEGIVQHAEVNKIYPHSINTLRVETYIENSGKINILGMVMRFGAGGKFVDNLSSGGFSVPVEPLTGNLMPKGLQRIRFGGNVYYRHPDTDFEFKGYKIPYFNEARQLCLQLAQHIPNRLVGWDIALTPNGPVVIEGNHTPGIMLGEIGYGGYVKHPLFNEMIGRT; encoded by the coding sequence ATGGGTTTAAAGGAAAACTACGCCAAGGTCAAAGTCTTTTGGAACGATTCCGATAAAAAGCCCGTTCTCCTTATGCTCAAGGAGTTTTTTGGTCTTTGGGCCATAAAGAAAAGTTTTCCTATCCATTACATTATCCGGTTTCTTTACAGAAATGAGTATAAAAATCCGTACGATTATTTGGATATGAAGCAGTACCGATCTATTATACTTTCCAAGAAAAATAATCAGGAAGAGTATGTCCATTTATTAAGTGATAAATTTCTATTTTCCCTGCTTTGTGAAAAGTATGGGCTGCCAAGCCCAAAAGTGGTCAGTTATAATATGAACGGTTCTTTTTTTTACAATGGTAAAGTCCAATCGGCAGGAATTGTCGAGGAACTGTTCGAATGTTTTAAAAATGTTCTGCAGACTTCGGGCGTTAAGAGGCTATTCATTAAATCGTTCTGCGGGTACGGCGGCACCGAAGTCTTTTTATTGGAATATTCCAGTTTAAAGGAAGACTTAAAGAAATTTGGCAATATTATTTTGACCGGTGCCTTTGTACACCAAGAAGGTATCGTTCAGCACGCCGAAGTCAACAAAATTTATCCCCACAGTATCAACACCTTACGGGTGGAAACCTACATCGAGAACAGCGGAAAAATCAACATTCTAGGAATGGTCATGCGGTTCGGAGCTGGTGGAAAATTTGTTGACAATTTGAGTTCCGGAGGCTTCTCCGTTCCTGTTGAGCCATTAACGGGAAATTTAATGCCTAAAGGGCTACAAAGAATAAGATTTGGGGGCAATGTATATTACCGTCATCCCGATACGGATTTCGAATTTAAGGGCTACAAAATACCCTATTTCAACGAAGCCCGGCAGCTATGCCTACAACTAGCCCAACATATACCGAATAGGCTGGTCGGTTGGGATATCGCATTAACCCCAAATGGTCCCGTGGTGATCGAAGGCAACCATACCCCGGGCATTATGCTCGGGGAAATAGGCTACGGCGGGTATGTTAAGCATCCCTTATTCAATGAAATGATCGGGAGGACATGA